The proteins below are encoded in one region of Phyllopteryx taeniolatus isolate TA_2022b chromosome 11, UOR_Ptae_1.2, whole genome shotgun sequence:
- the znf365 gene encoding protein ZNF365 — protein MLKSAILLVNHPAPGSHAAKSLFGRFLFFPRRGPLAVLPQPGRPPRVPGVPARVRRLQHHRETPVGRRRRPPGGPRGAEPDGRRAGAARALAERRQGSRPLPDIQEEDPERGRGHAGAGRAARRRRRAGRGKWRKKRGRDLGRGARSSPGFPSGPDLRVDPDWNAEALGRGCFSGADAARSSSAAVGRGPGDVLRRRLARVRTELARADSQLLCERARSQRLSRQRQEVAEKERSLSRQVDVAVTVIAALKEQINASENELERRERQVLTIQKFLEAAARQETSGKVRIQFFIETLLRRIALAETLLENYQPRQTPTNRNKPHRIAKSRSAGCQLSSGLHGNTTPSSGDQRDRDQRERLAHASRLFCRPERRDDIWNQRRRSAGYQA, from the exons atgctaaaat CCGCCATCTTGCTTGTCAATCATCCAGCACCCGGCAGTCATGCAGCAAAAAGTTTGTTCGGGAGGTTCCTGTTCTTTCCACGACGGGGACCGCTCGCCGTACTTCCGCAGCCCGGACGCCCTCCGCGCGTACCCGGAGTACCCGCACGAGTACGGCGGCTTCAGCATCACCGGGAAACTCCCGTCGGCCGCCGTCGCCGGCCTCCCGGCGGACCGCGGGGGGCGGAGCCCGACGGGCGCCGGGCGGGCGCCGCACGTGCGCTCGCTGAGCGACGGCAGGGAAGCCGCCCGCTTCCTGATATCCAGGAGGAGGACCCAGAGCGTGGGCGCGGGCACGCGGGCGCAGGACGAGCGGCACGCCGGCGCCGCCGCGCAGGTCGCGGCAAATGGCGGAAGAAGCGAGGTCGTGACCTCGGACGAGGCGCGAGGTCATCACCCGGCTTTCCCTCTGGACCCGATCTCCGCGTAGACCCGGACTGGAACGCAGAGGCGCTCG GGCGTGGCTGTTTTTCGGGCGCGGACGCCGCCCGGTCTTCCTCCGCGGCCGTCGGTCGCGGTCCGGGCGACGTCCTGCGGCGGCGGCTGGCCCGCGTCCGGACGGAGCTGGCGCGGGCCGACTCGCAGCTGCTGTGCGAGCGCGCCCGCTCGCAGCGTTTGTCCCGCCAGAGGCAGGAAGTGGCGGAGAAGGAGCGCTCGTTGAGCCGGCAGGTGGACGTCGCCGTCACGGTGATCGCCGCCCTCAAGGAGCAGATCAACGCCTCCGAAAACGAACTCGAGCGACGGGAGag GCAGGTGCTGACCATCCAGAAGTTTCTGGAAGCGGCCGCGCGCCAGGAGACCAGCGGAAAAGTCCGAATCCAGTTCTTCATCGAGACCCTGCTCAGACGCATCGCCTTGGCCGAGACCCTCTTGGAGAACTACCAG CCGCGCCAGACGCCGACCAACCGCAACAAACCTCACAGGATCGCCAAGAGCAG GTCAGCGGGATGTCAGCTGTCGTCCGGTCTCCACGGCAACACGACCCCTTCGTCGGGCGACCAGCGCGACCGCGACCAGCGCGAGCGTCTGGCACACGCGTCGCGCCTCTTCTGCCGACCCGAACGCCGAGACGACATCTGGAACCAGCGGCGGCGCTCGGCGGGATATCAGGCGTAA